aaaccTGTGATTAATTAGTCAGGAAGTTCATCTTTACTTGGACAAAAGTATCTCTCTATCCCAAAAAAAATGTTACAGTTGacttttttatcaaaatttgactGCAATTATagtgaatattttaattaattaaattttataaaaaatatttttttaaattactccattaatttttaaaaaataagagataaaattaaaattttaatttacattaaaaGTCAAAGAGTAGACGGAGGAAGAACAAATGGTTTGACTTTCGTACCTGCCCGAGTTTGGCACCAGGGAACTTGGCTCTTACAGCGTCCTCAAGCTCTTTACCCAAGGGTGCACCCCCGGACTTCACCATCCTTACGGAAGACAAGTCGTATTTATCAGTTTCCGATGACTTAGCAATGGTGAACATTATAGGCGGCACAATCGGAGCAATCGTCACTTTGTATTTCTGTATCAGCTCCAATGCCAACCCAATCTCGAACTTCTGCATGATCAAAATTGCAGCCCCAACACGTAGCCCGCAAAGCATGATGGAATTCAGGGCGTAAATATGGAACATGGGAAGAATACATAAGATCACATCTTCGCTGTGGAAATACAAGTTCGGGTTTTCTCCGTCGACCTGTTGCGCCACGCTGGTGACCAAACCTTTGTGCGTTAACATCACCCCTTTGGGAAGCCCCGTCGTTCCCGACGAATAGGGCAGTGCTACGACATCTTCAGAGGCTATATCGACTTCGGGGAGATCGTTGTCGTCGGCTTGAGTCAACTCGGAGAAATGCAAACAGCCCTCTGGGGCTGAGTCAATGCACATGACCATGACATCATTGTCTTGGGCGAATTCTTTTACTTTGTCAACGTAACTGGCTTGCGTGATAATGAGCCTCGCGTTGGAGCCTTTCGCATGCTTTGAAACTTCCGCCCGAGTGAAAAAAGGGTTGGCAGCCGTGGCAATGGCGCCACGGAAGGAAGCGCCGAGGAACGACAAGACGAACTCCGGGGTGTTGGGTAACAAGAGCATGATCACTTGGCGTTGTTGGATGCCGAGCTTGTTGAGCCCAGAGGCAATTCTTCGAGCGGTGAGCTCAACGTCAGCGTAAGTATAAACTTTACCTGTCGTCCCATTAATCAAACAGGGCCTGGAGGCGACGTTCGCTATGTTCTGGAAACAATACGAATGTAAAGGGAGGTGGTTGGGGATATAAATATCAGGAAGCTTTGAACGATAAGTGATTTCTTCTTGTTGCAATTCAGCTTGGGGTGCCATTTTGGAGATTGAAATTGagacgaaaagaaaaaaaatatatactgaaactttaaaattttaggctttCTATGTAAGTGGGGAAGCCTGAGAATAAATGATAGCTAGCGATATGGATATATAATCAATCAGTTGAGTTGGTGATGGGAGTTGGTAGAAGGGTAGAATGGAGATTTTAGAGGATGGGTTGATGGTTAAAGCAGGGAAGGGTGTGAAGAGGAAAATCACATATGGCGTTCGTTAATTGGAGAAGGGGTTGTGTATAGATATGCTGGAAATGACGTGGTTATAcgatatatataaaatacaaaaataattaaaccaaGGGATAAAATTAATGATGTAATGTAGACGTAACATGTGAAGAAttttatagataaatatatatataacatgcaCTACGAAGAT
This sequence is a window from Gossypium raimondii isolate GPD5lz chromosome 5, ASM2569854v1, whole genome shotgun sequence. Protein-coding genes within it:
- the LOC105769702 gene encoding 4-coumarate:CoA ligase 1, whose translation is MAPQAELQQEEITYRSKLPDIYIPNHLPLHSYCFQNIANVASRPCLINGTTGKVYTYADVELTARRIASGLNKLGIQQRQVIMLLLPNTPEFVLSFLGASFRGAIATAANPFFTRAEVSKHAKGSNARLIITQASYVDKVKEFAQDNDVMVMCIDSAPEGCLHFSELTQADDNDLPEVDIASEDVVALPYSSGTTGLPKGVMLTHKGLVTSVAQQVDGENPNLYFHSEDVILCILPMFHIYALNSIMLCGLRVGAAILIMQKFEIGLALELIQKYKVTIAPIVPPIMFTIAKSSETDKYDLSSVRMVKSGGAPLGKELEDAVRAKFPGAKLGQGYGMTEAGPVLAMCLGFAKEPFEIKSGACGTVVRNAEMKIVDPDTGSSLPRNQAGEICIRGDQIMKGYLNDPEATARTIDKDGWLHTGDIGYIDDDDELFIVDRLKELIKYKGFQVAPAELEAMLIAHPDIIDAAVVGMKDEAVGEVPVAFVVKSGKSEISEDEIKQYISKQVVYYKRISRVFFIEAIPKAPSGKILRKELRAKLATKKH